The genomic region AAGTCATTTAAGAGGAAATATTCTTGCTTGAATTTGTCCCAGTGGGGCTTAACGAGCAGAACTAGAACCAGAGCAAGGTGTGGTTGTGAGCCCTGGGCTGTTCCACAGGAAGAGCTGGTGCTCAGGAATTTTACTCTCCTGATATTTTCCAGTTGCTGTGCTGCACAAAGCCTGAAATCACTGCATCCCACACTGATATCCTTGTTCTTTCCTTTCCAGAGCTGTCCAGAACTGGTGCAGCACCTGAGGTGAGTAACAAGGTTTGCTGGTTGTGTTTTCTGACAGGTTTCTCTTTGCTGGGGTGATCTGATGGTATTTTCTGTCTGGAAACACAAAGTGTTTCATAACTGCTCCTTCCCCACAAAgtctctccccttctccagaggGTTTACTGGCTTTGCTTCAGATCCCTGTGATTCTGGTTGCTCTGCAAAGGTGTCTCCAAAGCCACAGCATGGCTTAAACACTGAATCATTTAAAGGACACATTTTGTAGCTTTTATGTAGCAAAAGTCTCTTGTGAAGTGACTTTGTATTAACAACACTTCCTGTAAAAACCCCTTCTCTGTTACAAATTTGAATACTTGGTAactttccctcctttttcctttcagagagaaaaattttGATGAGTTTTCTAAACATCTGAGGGGGCTGGTGAACCTGTACAAGCTGCCAGGAGAGAAGTGAGTCTGGAATGTATTTATATCCCCACACATAAAAATCAAACAGGCCTAGACTACATTTATTTGTATCTACATatataaaaggaaacaaactttCAAGCTGTAGGTGTGCACTGAGCAGTTCAAGTTTTCTTATGTtgttctgttgttgtttttttctttttcctcagcaAACTTAAAACTAAAATGTACTTGGCTCTGCAGTCCCTGGAGTTGGATCTCCAAAAGATGGCTGGGATGTACTGGTAAGGATGGGTGGGTTTTATGTGTGTAAATACGTGCTCAGGGCTCTGAGAAACTCCTTTTTAACTGCAGAATTCAACTGAGAGTCTCAAAGGCAAAGTAATAAGTTTGTAAACAGATAGATTCCCAAGAAACTGGGAAACTTCTGACCATCTTTCACTGCTGTAGGTTTGGTGGATAAACCAGCCATGCTCTAGAGAGTAAAACAGCTTTTGTTCTGGCTGTAACAGTGCAAAGTTTAGAATCAGCCCCTCTGGGACCCAGAAATGTGTGTTTTGAGCTAAAATCTTGGACTCAGCATGTGGATTTTGGCTTGTTACAGACTGATTTCCTCTCTTGCAGGCAAGCCACCAATGCCAACCCCCTCGACAAGATTCTCCATGGCAGTGTTGGTTATCTCACCCCCAGGAGTGGAGGTACCTGCGATTGACacttaaaaaaggaattaattaaaattcCTTTGCTCAGGGTCCCTTTTTGCAGGTGTTGGTTTCACACGAGCTGATGGCAGAgctagaaaataataataataataatcaaacTCAAAGGGGGACGAGGTGGTTGGGTGTCTGTGTGGTCTTGGGGGTCGGCAGTGAGCAGGTTGATTGTCAGGATGCCTGACCAGAAGCTCCTGTCCCCCAGGTCTGCTGATGAACCTCAAATATTACGTGTCCCCCTACGATTTATTTGAGGACGGCACCGGAGCCCCCGTGATCCTGCATGAGAACAATGGTAGGTCAGCTCTGCAAGTGGGgtgggctcctgctgcctgagggagaggaggaggaagcacaGATCTGGACTGGGTCACCCTGGAATATGGGAAAGTCACAGCTTGGCTTACTGAGGACACGGGTTTAGTGAGCCCGGGTGTAAACGCTGGCCCAGGCCACCATTGTCTTGAACtttgtggctgtgctggaggtagAACTGGGCTCCTGATGGGGTGACAGTCTGCAGACAGAGCCTTTTCATTAGGCagaatctcattttaaaatagagTAATCCTTTGAAACTGCACAGCCAGTACGTCAGCTCTCTGGTGTCTCAGCTCTATACTGGTTCTCCTTCAGTCACTGAGCTTTACTTCTGTATTACAGAGTGAATCAGGCACAGGATGTGAtccttggggtgtcctgggcagggccaggagttgaactcaatgatcctgatgggtcacttccaactcaggatgttctatgattccatgatttatttttctattactggaatagaaacatagaatcacaCAGAACGCTTTGGGTTGGAAGTAACTTagagcccatccagtcccacctcctgctaTTCCAgcttccactaggccaggtttctccaagctctgtccatcctggccttgggctcttccagggatggggagtttATTTAACTCATGAAGTATGTAACGTATAAAACTCGCATTGGTGTTTTTTCCCATCAGCTCACGTTACAGTTGGGTTCTTTCCCTGTTCCCCTGCAGTTCCTCGCTCGCTGGGTATGAACGTGGCCGTGACAGTCGAGGGCACCATGACCATGCACAAGCTTCCCATTGCTCCCCTGATCATGGGCTCCCACCCCGTGGACAGCAAAGGGTAAGGGCAGGACAGGAGTCCCACACTCCATCCTCAGCTGCAGTCAGAGAGGGGAGGTGGCTGCATTGTACAAATGATGTATGTGCTGTCTCTAAGCCAAGAAACACCTATTTCAGGACTCTGACGTGCTTTGGAGCAGcgtctttatttttaatatatctttGAGCAAACATAAATGCCATGTCAGGTGTTCACAGCAGAAGCCAGAGCCGTGCCCTGCTCCTAATCCCACCTGTTATCCCCCCACTGTCCCAGGACCCCGTCCTTCTCCTCCATCACCAGTGCCAACAGCGTGGATTTACCGGCCTGCTTCTTCCTGAAGTTCCCACGTCCCATCCCGGTGTCTCGAGCTTTCATTCAGAAACTCCAGAGCTGCACAGGTGGGTTGCAGACCTGTCAAGACACATTCCCTGGGGTTCTATGGATGTTTCCCTGGTTTCTGTCCATAAGTGCTGCCGATTTCTAACGTGGGCCAGGGGATTTTTGCTTGAGGTTTCGTGGTGGTCGCGGCAAAACCCGGACGGGCTTCCCGGCGTCTTTTCCTGGCTCCTGCCGTCATTCTGTGCCCTCTTGTGCCCTCAGGGATCCCGCTGTTTGACACCCCGCCCACGTTTGTTCCCCTGTACGAGCTGATCACGCAGTTTGAGCTCTCCAAGGAGGCTGATCCCCTGCCCTTGAACCACAACATGCGCTTCTACGCCGTAAGTGTGCTGTCACAGCCAGCCTGGGACGCTCGGGGCAGCCTTTGGGGGGGTTCAGCTCCTTCAGGTGTCTTCCAAGTAAGGTAAAGGAAGTTGGTTCAGCATTTATTAACAACGAGCTATCCATTATTAACCAGAGCTATCCAAGCATTAGGATTCGGGTACAGAcaggaggccctggcacaggttgcccagagaagctgtggctgcccctggatccctggaagtgtccaaggccaggttggatggggcttggagcaacctgggctggtggaaggtgtccctgcccatggcagggtgtggaactggatcatctttaaggtcctttccaacccaaaccattccataatgACCATGGTAATTAGGAAAATTAGGTGATGAGAAATGCTTTGCTGTTGgggtgcagctgcagagaggagagcagaggtgTGGGGCTGAGCCTTCCCAGGATCTGTCCCTTCCTCTTGTCCGGGCTGTGGTGTGTGGCTGAATGAATTGCATCAGCCTGGGAGAAATCCTGATCCTTAAATTTATCTCCTGTCAACTCCAGAGGATTCTCCCCTTGGAAGGGCTGCCATACCATGTGAAACTGTTTTAGTGGGAACAGTGAATGCTGTTGGGCAGTTCCACTTCTGAGGAGCCAAAATCATGTTTTCCTCGTTCAGATTGGAAGGAAAACATTCTCATTGTTTGTCCCTTTCATCCAGAAGGGTGGTTTGGTGTCACTGGGATCTGGACGCTGCTCTGTCCTTCTAAATGTCCATTATCCCCTTCCACCCAGTTGGACTAAAGCCCAAACTGTCTTGTCAGGCTCTTCCAGGACAGCAGCACTGTTACTTCCTGAACAAGGACGCCCCTCTCCCGGATGGAAGGAGCCTCCAGGGCACTCTGATCAGTAAAATCGCCTTCCAGCACCCGGGCAGGGTTCCCCTCATCCTCAACCTCATCAGGCACCAGGTGGCCTACAACACCCTCATCGGCAGCTGCGTCAAGAGGACAGTCCTCAAGGAAGGTGGGTGCCACAGCCAGTGGGACCTGATGTGGGGATCATAGACCCTGGGTACTTTTCCCAGATGCAGGAATAAAAAATGAGATCTGAGCCGcttgccttatttttttttttcccctggttcATCTCCCATGTTCCCTCAGTTACCAGTTCCCGTGTCTTTCAGATTCTCCCGGGATCCTGCAGTTTGAGGTTTGCCCTCTCTCCGActcctgtttcagtgtctccttCCAGCACCCCGTGAACGACTCCCTGGTGTGTGGTAAGTGGGCTCAGTGACACCAGGAGGGGGTTTTTGGGAAGGCTGGCAGGGTCTCCTTGCCCTGTGTGCAGGGCTCTGACCTCTCCCAAACTCTCTCTTCCAGTGGTGATGGATGTGCAGGACTCCACCCACGTGAACTGTAAGCTGTACAAGGGGCTGTCCGACGCCCTTATCTGTACAGATGATTTCATTGCCAAAGTTGTTCAAAGGTAAGCTGGAATCCTGTCCCTCCTCGCACTCCCAGTCCCACAgatgagctctgctctgcctcatGTTTATCCAGCACTTTTGGAGCTGTTCTGTGGGTGGGTGGTTGGAAGAGGGGAAAGCTCAGAGCACTCCTGAAAATTCCATCCCAGGCATTGACCCAGAGCTGGTTATTTTTGAGTTGGTTGTTTGCACAGAGCTTTTATCGGGGTTCCTCCACCTCAGCCACATTCAGAACAGAGCAGGACATTCCCAGGGCAAGGACAGCTGTTAAACTGCCACCTTTGGAGTGAGAAGAGCTGGTTTTGCTTCCAGCACGTTATAGATTTGTCCTCCCTGAGTAGAATGTGGTGGTATCATTGATTTTTGATCAATGATCTActggaaggtgaccctgcccattgcagggggtggaactgggtgggctttaaggtcccttccaagccaaaccattccatgatggTACAATTGCATCCTGTGCTTTTGAACTACAAGATGATGATCTCTCAGCTGTTAATTGTTGGAGTTAATTGGTTCTCTGTGATTGCAAGGAGGTGCATAAAGGCACAGGTGTCTCCTGGCTGGGTAAGTGTGGTGGGATAAGTGTAAATCCAAGCAGAACAGGAGGACATTTACCTGCTGTGGAACCCTGgacctgctgctctcctgtgcAAGCCCCTCAGTGGTTGTTTTGTGGCTGGTGAAGGTGCAAAGCCCTGCAGTGCCCTTTGCTGACCCCTTGCTGTGTGTTGCAGGTGCATGTCCATCCCCGTGACCATGAGGGCGATCCGTAGGAAAGCAGAAACCATTCAAGCTGAcaccccagccctgtccctcaTTGCAGAGACAGTGGAAGACATGGTGAAGAAAAACCTGCCCCCCGCCAGCAGCCCAGGGTATGGCATGACCACAGGCAGCAACCCAATGAGCGGGACCACCACCCCAACCAACACTTTTCCTGGGGGGCCCATCACTACTTTGTTTAACATGAGCATAAGCATGAAAGAGAGGCATGACTCGGTGGGCCATGGGGAGGACTTCAGCAAAGTGTCTCAGAACCCTATTCTCACTAGTTTGTTGCAGATCACAGGGAATGTGGGGTCAACCCTTGGCTCAAGTCCGACCCCCCCCCACCACACACCACCACCAGTATCCTCACCAGCCAGCAACACCAAGAACCACCCCATGCTCATGAACCTCCTTAAGGAGAATCCCCCTCAGGATTTCTCCACCCTGTATGGGAGCAGCCCCCTGGAAAGGCAGAACTCTTCCTCTGGCTCCCCCAGGATGGAGATGGGCCCCGGGGGgaataagcaaaagaaaaaaaaatcccgcGTGCCGGCCGACAAGCCCAAGCACCAGACTGAGGACGATTTCCAGAGGGAGCTCTTCTCCATGGACGTTGACTCCCAGAACCCCATTTTTGACGTGAACATGACCGCAGACACCCTGGACACCCCCCACATTACTCCAGCCCCCAGCCAGTGCAGCACTCCTCCCGCCACCTACCCCCAGGCGCTGCCCCACGCCCAGCCCAGCATCCAGAGGATGGTCCGTCTGTCCAGCTCCGACAGCATCGGGCCCGACGTCACCGACATCCTCTCCGACATAGCGGAGGAGGCCTCCAAGCTGCCCCCCAGCACCGAGGACTGCCCACCCATGGGGACTCCGGTCCGAGACTCCTCTAGTTCAGGACATTCACAAAGTGCCCTCTTTGACCCCGATGTGTTTCAGGCCAACAGCAGTGAGAACCCCTACACAGACCCCGCAGACCTGATCGCTGACGCCGCTGTGAGCCCCAACAGCGACTCCTCCAACCATTTCTTCCCAGACGGAGTAGATTTCAACCCCGACTTGCTCAACAGTCAGAGCCAGAGTGGTTTTGGGGAGGAGTACTTTGATGAGAGCAGTCAGAGTGGAGACACTGATGATTTCAAGGGCTATGCATCCCAGGCTCTAACTAACTTAGGGGTGCAGGTCCTGGGGGCTGACGGGggggaaaataaatttaagggGAGCAATCCATCGGACACGGTGGATTTCAGTATTATTGCAGCTGCCAGCAAAGCTCTGGGCTCCTCGGACATCATGGAGCACCACAGTGGAGGTCAGAGCCCCTTGCTGAACACAGGGGATCTGGGAAAGGAGAAGTCTCAGAAACGGGTAAAGGAGGGCAATGGGTCTGGAAgtgccatggcaggggcagggataGACGGGAAGCCAGGGAAGCGCAGCCGGACCCCATCCAGCGATGGGAAAAGTAAGGAGAAACTTCCGAAGCGGAAGAAGCAGGAGACAGATGGGAAATCTCCATCTCACAGCTCATCAAACAGGCCCTTCACACCGCCGGCCAGCACAGGTGGGTCCAAATCTCCAGGGAGCTCGGGCAGATCTCAGACTCCTCCTGGGGTGGCCACTCCCCCTATTCCAAAAATAACCATCCAGATCCCCAAAGGAACAGTGACTGTTGGCAAACCGTCGTCGCACGGTCAGTACACGAGCAGTGGTTCTGtcacctcctccagcagcaaaaGCCATCATAGCcattcttcctcctcctcctcttcttcctcctcttcgACCTCAggcaaaattaaaagcaaatcagAAGGGTCTTCTGGCTCAAAGATGAGCAGCAGCCTCTACTCGGGCCAGGGCGGCTCCGGGTCGGGTCAGTCCAAGGGCTCGGCCCAGTCGGTGGGAAAGCCGGGATCCTCCCCCATCACCAAGCACGGCCTCAGCACCGGCTCTGGCAGCACCAAGATGAAACCTCAAGGAAAGCCATCGTCGCTCATGAACCCTTCCATGAGCAAACCCAACATCTCCCCGTCCCACTCGCGGCCCTCGGGGGGGTCTGACAAACTTGCCTCTCCCATGAAGCCCGTCCCAGGCACTCCCCCGTCATCTAAAGCAAAGTCCCCCATCAGTTCAGGCTCTGGTGGGTCCCATATGTCCGGGACTGGGTCAGGCTCGAGCATGAAATCCTCTTCAGGAATGGGATCCTCTGGGTCCATGTCGCAGAAACCACCTCCCTCGTCAAATTCCTCCacggcatcttcctcttccttttcgTCCAGCGGGTCTTCCATGTCCTCCTCCCAGAACCAGCATGGAAGTTCCAAGGGCAAGTCTCCGAGCAGGAACAAGAAGCCCTCCCTGACTGCAGTCATAGACAAGCTGAAGCACGGGGTGGTCACCAGTGGGCCCGGCGGGGACGACCCCATGGACGGACAGATGGGGCCCAGCTCCAATTCCTCAGGCCATGCCATGTCCTCCAAACACAACATGTCCGGGGGGGAGTTCCAGGGCAAACGGGAGAAGAGCGACAAGGAGAAATCCAAGGTCTCTGTTTCCGGAGGGTCCGGCGACTCCTCCAAGAAGAACTCGGATTCCAAAAGCGTCGGGAGCACCGGGGTGGCCAAAATCATCATCAGCAAACACGACGGCGGCTCCCCCAGCATCAAGGCCAAAGTCACCCTGCAGAAACCCGGGGAGGGCGGCGGGGACGGGCTCAGGCCCCAGATGGCCTCGTCCAAAAGCTACGGATCCCCCCTGATCAGCGGGTCCACCCCGAAGCACGAGCGCTGCTCCCCCAGCCACAGCAAGTCCCCGGCCTACACCCCCCAGAACATCGACAGCGAGAGCGAGTCCGGCTCCTCCATCGCTGAGAAGTCCTAccagaacagccccagctccgaCGACGGCATCCGGCCCCTGCCCGAGTACAGCGCCGAGAAGCACAAGAAGCacaaaaaggagaagaagaaagtgaaggaCAAAGACCGGGACAGAGAGCGCGACcgggacaaggacagggacaAGAAGAAGTCCCACGGGATGAAGCCGGAGAGCTGGTCCAAGTCCCCGATCTCGGCGGAGCAGCCGCTCTCCATGGCCGGCAGCGCCATCCTGGCGGCCGAGAGGCCGTCCCGGGCCAGCCCCGAGTTCCTCATCggggaggaggatgatgatCTCATGGATGTGGCTCTAATTGGCAATTAGTTCTCTGACAGGAGCTGTCTGCAGGGTCctggggggggaaggaaggaaggaaggaaggaaggaaggatccATCCCAAACCCACCACGAGTGTGTgtttggagagggaaaaaaaagtatttccaagGTATTTCCAAGATTTTCAGATCGCCAGGGTCTGAGCAGGAGGTGTGAGTGCCAGCACCTGCAGGCACTTCCACTCATCCTGAACTTACAAGTATTATCATCCCACTGGTGGAGTCCTGCGGGTGAAGCTGATTGTGGGAATGTGGGAGCAGCCCCCAAACTGGGGCCAACACAGACATAGGCTGGTCTGGGACATCCCAGTCCCTCTGCCCCCATCCCATTCAGGAGAAGTTCCTTTTGGATGTAGGAAGTTTTAAAGCTGTTATTTTAGGAAATGTTTTAGGGGTTGGGTTTTATTCTTTGGAAGAAGGAAAACTGTGagggttttaatttatttgatttcCGTGGCGTTTCTTCACCCAATGCCCAGCTCAGGGCGGGCTCTGCGTCCTCCTGGAGATCAGGATTTTATCCCAGGTCACAGCACTGAAGGGTTTCTGCCTTGGGTTtgacttccctttttttttagctatttaTTCAGCTCCACATGGGAATGCCCTGTGCTCCTTGTTATCCCCAAAGGGAATTTGGGCAGCTCTGGTGATGTTGGTGACGTCCTGGCACGGTGGAATTCCAGCAGATCTCAGTTGGAAAGGGGCTCCTGTCTCCATCCGAGCgctgcttccctgggagctTCCCTGGAATCCCCTCGTGCTCCTCAGCTGGGAACTGTGGTCACACACCCAGGGATTAGTCTGGTGTCCTGCTTGGCACTGGCAGTGCCTGGAGAACAGTCcctgagcagctcagctgggagaagagTTGCAGCAGAAGTGCTGATTTCCTTAAAAGATGGATTTTGCTCTTTTGGCTGGAATGAGGAGCATGACTCAGGCGTCCTCTGGGTCCTGGCTGCTCTTGTGGTCCCTGAaaggaaaggaggctcaggggagtggttttatttttaaaagcagtttcatCTGATTCACTCGAGAGGAATGTGGGAAATCAGGAGTTCTGCAAACACATCTCCTTTGGGATCATGGACTGAGTGGGATCACGGACTCCTGCTCCCACTGGAATTTGCTGTCTGTTCCTGGAGACCAGGATTTCCCTGTGGGAACGAGGTTCTGCTTCCTTTTTGGGGCCTCAGCAAGAAAAGGTGTCAAGGATTTGAGTTCCCTTTAAACCACTGAGATTTCCCATCCTGGGCTCACCCCGAGGATACCCCaggaaagctgtttcttttccagctctttggAAAGGCCAATGTCTTTGTCCCGTTAATTGTAGGGATTTTtcacctcttcctcctgcctccaACTGAATTCCAGAATGTGGGAGTCTTGGAGTTCTCCCAAGCCCTCCCAGCTCTGGAGAACTTTCCCTTCCTGTATTATCCAATATTTATCCTTTGTCCTGGGCACTGcagcctccccctccccagcgcTCCAGGGGCTGGAATGATAGGAAAATGGGAAACAAATCCCAACCTGGAGCAAATCCCCTTATCAGCATTGGAATCATGTGACTGCCACGACGAGGATGTAAGGAATACAGTGCCAGAGGAATTTACCTGGAGCCCCTGCACTGGGAATGACACCGGCTTGGCCTCCGGAGGGATCCTGGCCCCTCTCCCGTGTTTATTTAACTCGTTTTTATGACAAAACCCCCTTTGATCCCTTCCCAGTTGTATGAGGGCACAACCAGCCTTCCCAAAGAAGAGCTTTCAAGTGGAATCCAGGCTGGGAATCCCCCAGGAGCCGTGTTTTCCTGCTTGGAAACACACGAAAAATTGGAAGGAAATCCCGTCCAGCAGCAAAATGAACACAGAAAACGTGTTTTAGAGGAACAAACTGCACACGTTTCCTTTCCCCTCACCCAGACCAAAGCTCAGTATCCAAAATTCCCCCCCTGTGGAAGGTGGGAACAGAGGGAACAACGTCTCCTCTGGCCACTGCCAGAGACACAGGTCCCAAATTTAAAGCTTTTCCCCCCGTTTTGGTGCCCTGTCCCCTTCCAATGACAAGTCCTGTGAGATAACTGAGGTGTGAGACCGCACAGAGGCTCTCTGGGCTCCGAGAAATGGTTTATTTTTGAGCTATTTTTGCTTATTCTCGATGATTTTACATCTTTCAGTATTTtggaaagattaaaataaagtgaaaataaaaaaaaaatagtgaggCAAATCTTTTAATCTCAGGTGGTGAAGCCAACACGGAGATTAAAAGAAGCTGGTTCTTTCCTCGCTGATCATGCTGTACATAAACCCCTGAGCTGGAGAAAGCGCTGGAATTGTAAATAATCCCGGCTCCCGCGGCAGCTTTTTGGGGCGGAAAGTggaattttgacttttttttgaaatattgcAGAGATCACGTTTATTTACATGCAAATAAACCCCTTTGGTACAAAGAGCTctcgtggggttttttttttgggggggggagaggcGGGGAAATGGGGGGGGCGATCCCCGCCACGCTTGATTTTCCCGCGGGAATGACATCATCGTGACGTCACGCCGACGCGCGGCGCTGATTGGCGGAGCGCGGCGGTCCCGGAAGGGACGGGCGGGGGacgcccccccccccaagccGGGACCCCCCGatccccgcagcccccccgggaCCGGGGGGACGATCCTGCGGgtcccggagccccccgggaaaaaggggggagggggcagcgcccctgcccgccctccccctccccagccggGGGAGGGGGCGGCAGGACCCCGGCGGCGGCGCGATGGGGGCGGCGGCCTGCGGGGTAGGTgggggggcagccccggggtgTCCCCTGAGCCCCCTCCCTTCTGACCCCCCCAGGACAGCCCCGGCCCCCGGCCTATTCCCCCGGAGCAGCCCCGGGCCCGAACcacctcccttttccctctcccagtcTCGGTCCCCGTCCCCTCGCCCACCTCGGGGCAGCCGCTATCCCGGacccccccgcccgcccggatccctctctccttcccctcggCCCCCCTCTCCTCCCGCGGGGCACCCGGACCCCCGtccaccctccccttttcccctcaacCTGGGGCACCCCCTCGCCTCCTTCCTCGCCCCCATCGTCCCCTCGGcccccccggggcagctccggatccccccaccctgctcttcctctccccagtgtgtgtgtcctcccttccccttccccccttccctttccctcccaggACATCCCCAATCCCTCTTCTCCCCAccgtgtgtcccccctccacctcctcctttcccttccccccgctttgccccccccccccccggttcTTCCCCCCGACCCTCCTTCCCCCCGGGgcacctctgtgtgtgtgtccccttccccctcccttgtCCCTCTCTACCCCATTCCtattccctctccctccccattcccattcctattc from Pseudopipra pipra isolate bDixPip1 chromosome 26, bDixPip1.hap1, whole genome shotgun sequence harbors:
- the MED1 gene encoding mediator of RNA polymerase II transcription subunit 1 isoform X2 — protein: MSSLLERLHAKYSQNRPWTETMKLVRQVMEKRVVLNSGGHQHLVSCLETLQKALKVSSLPAMTDRLESIARQSGLGSHLSANGTECYITSDMFYVEVQLDPTGLLCDVKVAHHGENPVSCPELVQHLREKNFDEFSKHLRGLVNLYKLPGENKLKTKMYLALQSLELDLQKMAGMYWQATNANPLDKILHGSVGYLTPRSGGLLMNLKYYVSPYDLFEDGTGAPVILHENNVPRSLGMNVAVTVEGTMTMHKLPIAPLIMGSHPVDSKGTPSFSSITSANSVDLPACFFLKFPRPIPVSRAFIQKLQSCTGIPLFDTPPTFVPLYELITQFELSKEADPLPLNHNMRFYAALPGQQHCYFLNKDAPLPDGRSLQGTLISKIAFQHPGRVPLILNLIRHQVAYNTLIGSCVKRTVLKEDSPGILQFEVCPLSDSCFSVSFQHPVNDSLVCVVMDVQDSTHVNCKLYKGLSDALICTDDFIAKVVQRCMSIPVTMRAIRRKAETIQADTPALSLIAETVEDMVKKNLPPASSPGYGMTTGSNPMSGTTTPTNTFPGGPITTLFNMSISMKERHDSVGHGEDFSKVSQNPILTSLLQITGNVGSTLGSSPTPPHHTPPPVSSPASNTKNHPMLMNLLKENPPQDFSTLYGSSPLERQNSSSGSPRMEMGPGGNKQKKKKSRVPADKPKHQTEDDFQRELFSMDVDSQNPIFDVNMTADTLDTPHITPAPSQCSTPPATYPQALPHAQPSIQRMVRLSSSDSIGPDVTDILSDIAEEASKLPPSTEDCPPMGTPVRDSSSSGHSQSALFDPDVFQANSSENPYTDPADLIADAAVSPNSDSSNHFFPDGVDFNPDLLNSQSQSGFGEEYFDESSQSGDTDDFKGYASQALTNLGVQVLGADGGENKFKGSNPSDTVDFSIIAAASKALGSSDIMEHHSGGQSPLLNTGDLGKEKSQKRVKEGNGSGSAMAGAGIDGKPGKRSRTPSSDGKSKEKLPKRKKQETDGKSPSHSSSNRPFTPPASTGGSKSPGSSGRSQTPPGVATPPIPKITIQIPKGTVTVGKPSSHGQYTSSGSVTSSSSKSHHSHSSSSSSSSSSSTSGKIKSKSEGSSGSKMSSSLYSGQGGSGSGQSKGSAQSVGKPGSSPITKHGLSTGSGSTKMKPQGKPSSLMNPSMSKPNISPSHSRPSGGSDKLASPMKPVPGTPPSSKAKSPISSGSGGSHMSGTGSGSSMKSSSGMGSSGSMSQKPPPSSNSSTASSSSFSSSGSSMSSSQNQHGSSKGKSPSRNKKPSLTAVIDKLKHGVVTSGPGGDDPMDGQMGPSSNSSGHAMSSKHNMSGGEFQGKREKSDKEKSKVSVSGGSGDSSKKNSDSKSVGSTGVAKIIISKHDGGSPSIKAKVTLQKPGEGGGDGLRPQMASSKSYGSPLISGSTPKHERCSPSHSKSPAYTPQNIDSESESGSSIAEKSYQNSPSSDDGIRPLPEYSAEKHKKHKKEKKKVKDKDRDRERDRDKDRDKKKSHGMKPESWSKSPISAEQPLSMAGSAILAAERPSRASPEFLIGEEDDDLMDVALIGN
- the MED1 gene encoding mediator of RNA polymerase II transcription subunit 1 isoform X1: MKAAPGGAEEAEKLNKMSSLLERLHAKYSQNRPWTETMKLVRQVMEKRVVLNSGGHQHLVSCLETLQKALKVSSLPAMTDRLESIARQSGLGSHLSANGTECYITSDMFYVEVQLDPTGLLCDVKVAHHGENPVSCPELVQHLREKNFDEFSKHLRGLVNLYKLPGENKLKTKMYLALQSLELDLQKMAGMYWQATNANPLDKILHGSVGYLTPRSGGLLMNLKYYVSPYDLFEDGTGAPVILHENNVPRSLGMNVAVTVEGTMTMHKLPIAPLIMGSHPVDSKGTPSFSSITSANSVDLPACFFLKFPRPIPVSRAFIQKLQSCTGIPLFDTPPTFVPLYELITQFELSKEADPLPLNHNMRFYAALPGQQHCYFLNKDAPLPDGRSLQGTLISKIAFQHPGRVPLILNLIRHQVAYNTLIGSCVKRTVLKEDSPGILQFEVCPLSDSCFSVSFQHPVNDSLVCVVMDVQDSTHVNCKLYKGLSDALICTDDFIAKVVQRCMSIPVTMRAIRRKAETIQADTPALSLIAETVEDMVKKNLPPASSPGYGMTTGSNPMSGTTTPTNTFPGGPITTLFNMSISMKERHDSVGHGEDFSKVSQNPILTSLLQITGNVGSTLGSSPTPPHHTPPPVSSPASNTKNHPMLMNLLKENPPQDFSTLYGSSPLERQNSSSGSPRMEMGPGGNKQKKKKSRVPADKPKHQTEDDFQRELFSMDVDSQNPIFDVNMTADTLDTPHITPAPSQCSTPPATYPQALPHAQPSIQRMVRLSSSDSIGPDVTDILSDIAEEASKLPPSTEDCPPMGTPVRDSSSSGHSQSALFDPDVFQANSSENPYTDPADLIADAAVSPNSDSSNHFFPDGVDFNPDLLNSQSQSGFGEEYFDESSQSGDTDDFKGYASQALTNLGVQVLGADGGENKFKGSNPSDTVDFSIIAAASKALGSSDIMEHHSGGQSPLLNTGDLGKEKSQKRVKEGNGSGSAMAGAGIDGKPGKRSRTPSSDGKSKEKLPKRKKQETDGKSPSHSSSNRPFTPPASTGGSKSPGSSGRSQTPPGVATPPIPKITIQIPKGTVTVGKPSSHGQYTSSGSVTSSSSKSHHSHSSSSSSSSSSSTSGKIKSKSEGSSGSKMSSSLYSGQGGSGSGQSKGSAQSVGKPGSSPITKHGLSTGSGSTKMKPQGKPSSLMNPSMSKPNISPSHSRPSGGSDKLASPMKPVPGTPPSSKAKSPISSGSGGSHMSGTGSGSSMKSSSGMGSSGSMSQKPPPSSNSSTASSSSFSSSGSSMSSSQNQHGSSKGKSPSRNKKPSLTAVIDKLKHGVVTSGPGGDDPMDGQMGPSSNSSGHAMSSKHNMSGGEFQGKREKSDKEKSKVSVSGGSGDSSKKNSDSKSVGSTGVAKIIISKHDGGSPSIKAKVTLQKPGEGGGDGLRPQMASSKSYGSPLISGSTPKHERCSPSHSKSPAYTPQNIDSESESGSSIAEKSYQNSPSSDDGIRPLPEYSAEKHKKHKKEKKKVKDKDRDRERDRDKDRDKKKSHGMKPESWSKSPISAEQPLSMAGSAILAAERPSRASPEFLIGEEDDDLMDVALIGN